In Brevibacterium zhoupengii, the following are encoded in one genomic region:
- a CDS encoding DNA-formamidopyrimidine glycosylase family protein, translating to MPELPEVDALVTFLRPRVVGDFVTRTDIGELSILKTADPPLEALNGLEITGVSRVGESLIVAFDGLELVCRFARAGWLVWHEMVPTGPVRMGKGPLALRLHLASGAGFDITEAGTKKNAAASLVVDRSEVPAIANAGPDALSIDAAEFTATLAGSTARIKTVLEDQSLISGIGNAYSDEILHTAQLSPFATANSVDAPSLLDTIREVLGHAREALIDLPPAKVKAAKKRGFRVHGRTGKTCPVCGSTIAEVSYADKSLQYCPGCQTGGRKLSDRRMDRLLK from the coding sequence CGCGTCGTCGGTGACTTCGTCACCCGAACCGACATCGGTGAGCTCAGCATCCTCAAGACCGCAGATCCGCCGCTCGAGGCCCTCAACGGTCTCGAGATCACCGGAGTCTCCAGGGTCGGCGAGTCCCTCATCGTCGCCTTCGACGGGCTCGAGCTGGTGTGCCGCTTCGCCCGTGCCGGGTGGCTGGTCTGGCATGAAATGGTGCCCACGGGCCCGGTGAGGATGGGCAAGGGGCCCTTGGCTCTGCGCCTCCACCTGGCTTCCGGTGCCGGGTTCGACATCACCGAAGCGGGCACGAAGAAAAACGCCGCGGCCTCCCTCGTGGTCGATCGCAGCGAGGTGCCGGCCATCGCGAACGCGGGACCCGATGCGCTGTCCATCGACGCCGCTGAGTTCACAGCGACGCTGGCCGGATCGACTGCACGGATCAAGACCGTGCTCGAAGACCAGTCGCTCATCTCAGGCATCGGCAATGCCTACTCCGACGAGATCCTCCACACCGCCCAGCTCTCGCCCTTCGCCACGGCCAACAGCGTCGATGCGCCGAGCCTTCTCGACACGATCCGCGAGGTACTCGGCCACGCCCGCGAGGCTCTCATCGATCTGCCGCCGGCGAAGGTCAAAGCGGCGAAGAAGCGCGGCTTCCGCGTTCATGGACGCACAGGGAAGACCTGCCCGGTGTGCGGTTCGACCATCGCCGAGGTCTCCTATGCCGATAAGTCGCTGCAGTACTGCCCCGGCTGTCAGACCGGCGGAAGGAAGCTCAGCGATCGCCGCATGGACCGGCTCCTCAAATAG
- a CDS encoding aldo/keto reductase, which translates to MTQQIQIPGTDLSIFPINLGTNTFGWTADEATSHAVLDAFVAAGGNFLDTAESYPAWVPGNTGRESETIIGTWLAARGNRDKVVIATKVGDHPEHQTQDPAYIRSAIDASLQRLQTDYVDLYYAHRDDEVTPIAEVARVFDEIVRAGKAKHIAVSNYSKDRLAEWLAVAEAENLAKPVAIQPQYSLVFRCDYETELAPLAREHNLGVFTYFSLAAGFLTGKYRTEADLEGASRGGMVQGYFNADGLAVVDEVVSIAEAHDVAPATVALAWLLAKGMTAPIVSARSPEQLDDLMAAPKLSLSEDEVTRLDRSSAPFA; encoded by the coding sequence ATGACGCAGCAGATTCAGATCCCGGGCACAGACCTGAGCATCTTCCCCATCAACCTGGGCACCAACACCTTCGGCTGGACCGCCGACGAGGCCACATCCCATGCCGTCCTCGATGCGTTCGTCGCCGCTGGCGGCAACTTCCTCGATACCGCCGAGTCCTACCCGGCGTGGGTGCCCGGCAACACCGGCCGCGAATCAGAGACGATCATCGGCACCTGGCTCGCTGCCCGCGGCAACCGCGACAAGGTCGTGATCGCCACAAAGGTCGGCGACCACCCCGAGCACCAGACGCAGGACCCCGCCTATATCCGCTCCGCCATCGACGCCTCCCTGCAGCGTCTCCAGACCGACTACGTCGACCTCTACTATGCCCACCGCGATGATGAGGTGACCCCCATCGCCGAGGTGGCCCGGGTCTTCGATGAGATCGTGCGTGCCGGTAAGGCCAAGCACATCGCCGTGTCCAACTATTCGAAGGACCGTCTGGCCGAGTGGTTGGCTGTGGCAGAGGCGGAGAACCTGGCCAAGCCGGTGGCGATCCAGCCCCAGTACAGCCTCGTCTTCCGTTGTGACTACGAGACGGAACTGGCTCCGCTGGCACGCGAGCACAACCTCGGCGTCTTCACCTACTTCAGCCTTGCCGCAGGATTCCTCACCGGAAAGTACCGCACCGAGGCCGATCTTGAGGGGGCCAGCCGTGGAGGTATGGTGCAGGGCTACTTCAACGCCGATGGGCTCGCGGTCGTCGACGAGGTGGTCTCCATCGCCGAAGCCCACGACGTGGCACCGGCGACTGTGGCGCTCGCCTGGCTGCTGGCCAAGGGAATGACCGCTCCGATCGTCTCTGCCCGCAGTCCTGAACAGCTCGATGACCTGATGGCAGCCCCGAAGCTGAGCCTCAGTGAGGACGAGGTCACTCGTCTGGATCGGTCCTCGGCGCCCTTCGCCTGA
- a CDS encoding MFS transporter, translated as MAVGQSWAGRGTGAAVLAIVVAQWFGTSLWFSPSGAVDGLSAWLGSTPAQFGWLIAATQIGFIAGTLLSAATGIADRFPPERIFIVSSLVGAALNFVWTLGPSDLVLVWISRFAVGMSLAGIYPMGMKMIVKRAQAKSAQALAWLVAMLTLGTAMPQFLSAAGAALPWQSIMWGSSALAVLGAGLIAVISQRGTAISGREEKPADATAPPDVIESQPAVTEDPALRRLFRDRMFRAAVFGYVGHMWELYAFWAVVPTLVITALTHPGSPTALATTSFFVIASGVLGCVAGGIISRRTGSAKVAATALAGSGLMCLIYPLLPEVGPLLIAALALWGLLVIADSPQFSDLAARHAPAELTGTGLTVMNSLGFAVSVISIVILQSLIAAIGVSAVWLLLPGPVLGLIAMRPLLIRRRAPRTDPDE; from the coding sequence ATGGCTGTCGGACAGTCGTGGGCGGGGCGGGGCACAGGAGCTGCCGTCCTGGCCATCGTCGTGGCACAGTGGTTCGGAACGTCCCTGTGGTTCAGCCCCAGTGGTGCCGTCGACGGCCTCTCTGCCTGGCTCGGTTCGACACCGGCACAGTTCGGGTGGCTGATCGCGGCAACTCAGATCGGATTCATCGCCGGAACGCTGCTGAGCGCGGCGACCGGGATCGCCGACCGCTTCCCGCCCGAACGCATCTTCATCGTCTCCAGCCTCGTCGGTGCTGCACTGAACTTCGTGTGGACGCTCGGCCCCTCGGACCTCGTTCTCGTCTGGATCTCCCGCTTCGCCGTCGGAATGAGCCTCGCAGGCATCTATCCGATGGGGATGAAGATGATCGTCAAGCGGGCCCAGGCGAAATCCGCGCAGGCACTGGCCTGGCTCGTGGCCATGCTCACCCTGGGCACCGCGATGCCGCAGTTCCTGTCGGCAGCCGGCGCAGCCCTCCCCTGGCAGTCGATCATGTGGGGTTCATCTGCTCTGGCCGTCCTGGGAGCCGGACTCATCGCAGTGATCTCTCAACGCGGAACAGCGATCTCGGGTCGCGAGGAGAAGCCAGCGGACGCGACTGCGCCGCCAGATGTCATCGAAAGCCAGCCAGCTGTCACCGAAGACCCGGCTCTGCGCCGACTGTTCAGGGACCGGATGTTTCGCGCCGCCGTCTTCGGATACGTGGGCCACATGTGGGAGCTCTACGCCTTCTGGGCAGTTGTGCCCACACTTGTCATCACGGCCCTGACTCACCCGGGCAGCCCCACCGCCCTGGCGACGACGAGCTTCTTCGTCATCGCCTCCGGCGTCCTCGGATGTGTGGCCGGTGGAATCATCAGTCGCCGAACCGGCAGTGCCAAGGTCGCCGCAACAGCACTCGCCGGATCCGGACTGATGTGTCTGATCTACCCGCTGCTGCCCGAGGTCGGCCCGCTCCTCATCGCGGCTCTCGCGCTCTGGGGGCTGCTCGTCATCGCCGACTCTCCCCAATTCTCGGACCTCGCCGCCCGCCATGCTCCCGCAGAACTGACGGGAACGGGGCTGACGGTGATGAATTCCCTCGGTTTCGCCGTCAGTGTCATCAGCATCGTCATTCTGCAGAGCCTCATCGCAGCGATCGGAGTGAGCGCCGTATGGCTGCTGTTGCCGGGGCCGGTCCTCGGTCTGATCGCGATGCGGCCGCTGCTGATCAGGCGAAGGGCGCCGAGGACCGATCCAGACGAGTGA
- a CDS encoding TetR/AcrR family transcriptional regulator, which produces MNIPAPDNSSDTDSAGLWRGTSQTDRDGARRDRLLAAALELYGTRGFRATSIQALCQESGVSSRSFYDLFPAHRSDAGQETLTAQESLLEELYIILNEEIGQALTTLTIPSGASLLEATFHIVSTALMPMLSDERKARVLEVEAVGVSESLEARRRATMRMLAAAVDSAFESVLSVFDLPGSTSSLRPDDGGLTSLIIVGGITEALVQRVHTPVTQRSSTDDFLTGIAKVAMRAHGVSPNAGA; this is translated from the coding sequence ATGAATATTCCTGCTCCCGACAATTCCTCCGACACCGACTCGGCGGGATTGTGGCGTGGGACGTCCCAGACGGACCGTGATGGGGCCCGTCGCGATAGGCTCCTCGCCGCAGCCCTCGAACTGTATGGAACGCGCGGCTTCCGTGCGACGTCGATCCAGGCACTGTGTCAGGAATCAGGGGTCTCGAGCCGTTCCTTCTACGACCTCTTCCCCGCCCACAGATCGGATGCCGGACAGGAGACGCTCACGGCGCAGGAATCGCTGCTCGAAGAGCTCTACATCATCCTCAACGAGGAGATCGGGCAGGCCCTGACGACGCTGACGATTCCTTCCGGGGCCAGCCTGCTCGAGGCTACGTTCCACATCGTCTCCACCGCCCTGATGCCGATGCTCAGCGACGAGCGCAAGGCCCGTGTCCTCGAGGTTGAGGCCGTCGGAGTCAGTGAGTCCCTCGAAGCCAGACGCAGAGCGACGATGCGCATGCTCGCCGCAGCGGTCGACTCGGCATTCGAAAGCGTACTGTCCGTCTTCGACCTGCCCGGATCCACATCCTCGCTGCGACCGGACGACGGCGGTCTGACCAGTCTCATCATCGTCGGCGGGATCACCGAGGCCCTGGTCCAGCGCGTGCACACCCCGGTCACTCAGCGTTCGTCGACTGATGACTTCCTCACCGGCATCGCCAAGGTGGCCATGCGCGCCCATGGGGTGTCCCCCAACGCTGGCGCATGA
- a CDS encoding flavin-containing monooxygenase, with translation MPYNVRQKHRAPAITEEIRPDPALPRVCVIGAGASGLAAAKALYIAGVPFDCFEKGTEFGGNWLYDNPNGVSACYETLQINTSCPRMAFSDFPMPADYPHYASHDQVYAYFRDYVDHFGFGHTITFNTEVTQVRRAERDGWDVDIRSTTGSSHDQAGRQTAATETRHYDAVMVANGHHWDARWPDPGYPGHFDGEQIHAHDYRSGDQLEGRDVVVVGAGNSAMDIAVEGSHRARSVNLSIRRGQWVLKKTLFGLAADQIALPSWAPWWATAARLRIAAMLSGGLRKYGLPTPPHTPGQSHPVQSDAIRDRLGAGAITVKPGIERLDGDRVVFADGSQAPADLIVWATGYRVTFPFFDADLISAEGNDLPLFKRMVHPDRPGLFFIGLLQPVGAVMPLAEAQSRLAVKSLTGEYALPGRQEMVRRMHEDDRRNKRQFYDSPRHTMQVDFDHYLRELDRETRSGQQRAPRKGKVAA, from the coding sequence ATGCCTTACAACGTCAGACAGAAACATCGAGCCCCAGCGATCACCGAGGAGATCCGACCAGACCCCGCACTGCCGCGGGTCTGCGTCATCGGCGCCGGAGCCTCGGGCCTCGCCGCCGCCAAAGCCCTCTACATTGCCGGTGTCCCCTTCGACTGCTTCGAAAAGGGCACCGAATTCGGCGGCAACTGGCTCTACGACAACCCCAACGGCGTCAGCGCCTGCTACGAGACCCTGCAGATCAACACCTCGTGCCCCCGTATGGCCTTCTCCGATTTCCCGATGCCCGCGGACTATCCGCACTACGCCAGCCATGATCAGGTCTATGCCTACTTCCGGGACTACGTCGACCACTTCGGCTTCGGCCACACGATCACCTTCAACACCGAAGTCACCCAGGTTCGCCGAGCTGAGCGCGACGGTTGGGATGTCGATATCCGTTCTACCACCGGCTCGTCCCACGATCAGGCTGGGCGCCAGACAGCAGCGACCGAGACTCGCCATTACGACGCCGTGATGGTCGCCAACGGCCACCACTGGGATGCGCGCTGGCCCGACCCCGGCTACCCGGGCCACTTCGACGGCGAGCAGATCCACGCCCACGACTATCGCAGCGGGGACCAGCTTGAGGGCCGCGACGTTGTGGTCGTCGGTGCCGGCAACTCCGCGATGGACATCGCCGTCGAGGGCTCTCATCGGGCACGCAGCGTCAACCTCTCGATCCGTCGGGGCCAATGGGTGCTGAAGAAGACTCTGTTCGGACTGGCCGCCGATCAGATCGCCTTGCCCAGCTGGGCGCCCTGGTGGGCGACGGCGGCACGGCTGCGCATCGCCGCGATGCTCTCCGGGGGCCTGCGAAAATACGGCCTGCCCACTCCGCCCCATACACCCGGTCAATCGCATCCGGTGCAGTCGGACGCAATCAGGGACCGCCTCGGCGCCGGTGCGATCACGGTGAAGCCGGGCATCGAACGACTCGACGGTGATCGGGTGGTGTTCGCCGATGGGAGTCAGGCTCCGGCCGATCTCATCGTCTGGGCCACCGGCTATCGGGTGACGTTTCCGTTCTTCGATGCGGACCTGATCTCTGCCGAGGGCAACGATCTGCCGCTGTTCAAGCGCATGGTCCACCCCGACCGTCCCGGCCTGTTCTTCATCGGGCTCCTGCAGCCCGTCGGAGCAGTGATGCCGTTGGCCGAAGCCCAATCTAGGCTGGCCGTCAAGTCGCTCACCGGGGAATACGCGCTGCCGGGCCGGCAGGAGATGGTGCGGCGGATGCATGAGGATGATCGTCGCAACAAGCGACAGTTCTACGATTCGCCCCGGCACACGATGCAGGTCGACTTCGACCACTATCTGCGAGAACTTGATCGTGAGACGCGATCGGGGCAGCAACGCGCCCCTCGCAAGGGAAAGGTGGCGGCATGA
- a CDS encoding SDR family oxidoreductase: MSEKRSLNGQVVAITGGARGIGREIAAEFTAAGAKVAIGDIHLDAAQETAAELGVSAYRLDVSDPECLNAFLTEVAHELGPIDIFIGNAGLMWVGPFAEEPDSAARAQIEVNLLGVINGIKSAAPAMVARGRGHLITVASAGSILPTPGEATYAATKHGVLGYLKAIRAELRGTGVVVTTIMPGVVDTALAAGTSSGAAKLLTPAEVARSVVKSALRPRFEITVPGFIGPAVKVANLLPLAIRDRLFGAMVPNQLLARKNQRQDYEASFTASQR, encoded by the coding sequence ATGAGTGAGAAGCGTTCCCTGAACGGACAGGTTGTAGCCATCACCGGCGGTGCCCGAGGCATCGGTCGGGAGATCGCCGCTGAATTCACGGCCGCCGGAGCAAAGGTGGCCATCGGCGACATCCACCTCGACGCAGCCCAGGAGACTGCTGCTGAACTGGGCGTGAGCGCCTACCGGCTCGACGTCTCGGACCCGGAATGCCTCAACGCGTTCCTCACCGAGGTGGCCCACGAGCTCGGGCCCATTGACATCTTCATCGGCAATGCAGGCCTGATGTGGGTCGGCCCCTTCGCCGAGGAACCGGACTCCGCAGCCCGGGCACAGATCGAGGTCAACCTGCTCGGCGTGATCAATGGGATCAAGTCCGCAGCACCGGCCATGGTCGCCCGCGGTCGTGGCCACCTCATCACCGTGGCCTCGGCGGGATCCATCCTGCCCACCCCGGGCGAGGCGACCTATGCTGCCACGAAGCACGGCGTGCTCGGCTACCTCAAGGCCATCCGCGCGGAACTGCGCGGCACCGGTGTTGTGGTCACCACGATCATGCCCGGAGTCGTCGATACGGCGCTGGCGGCAGGCACCTCGAGTGGTGCGGCGAAACTGCTCACCCCCGCCGAGGTGGCCCGCAGCGTGGTCAAGTCCGCACTCAGACCCCGGTTCGAGATTACTGTGCCCGGCTTCATCGGCCCGGCCGTCAAGGTGGCCAATCTGCTGCCGCTGGCGATCCGCGACCGACTCTTCGGGGCGATGGTGCCCAACCAGCTGTTGGCGCGCAAGAATCAGCGGCAGGACTATGAGGCTTCGTTCACCGCCTCTCAGCGGTGA
- a CDS encoding threonine/serine exporter family protein, with product MTENTDSPAAAQELLVTIGAGLLAGGISSIDVEDALTGLARTMGIRKLRVAALPRGLFLTSGSGDSTKFERIGPDLRFDQTAKLLDIVDALRARRLTIETATLKIETEVHAAPPRWPGWLSHLGAVPIGIGLCLLLEPGLVNLAFAAFGSLIVAGVLAINGRWPNLNPLLPVSSAFIVSVIVLVGYRLDWLDSPLRTIVATLALLLPGSAVVTGLTEISAGALSAGSSRLVSASVQLAMFIAGVAGAAAITGTGAEALQNSQLADSVWQLSALGVLCATIGLMLYLYTPLEHTVPILVTIAAAATAQLGIGAEFGAAVGGLAGALAASLVAVILSRLPRGPIWRISYVPAFLIVAPGSFGLLNASQLEFGDGSGVAGSMLAAGATFFSIAIGTVIGAAVAHTVEPKDEIVA from the coding sequence GTGACCGAGAACACCGATTCACCTGCCGCCGCCCAGGAGCTGCTGGTCACCATCGGGGCCGGACTGCTCGCAGGTGGGATCTCCTCCATCGACGTCGAGGACGCCCTGACCGGTCTCGCCCGCACGATGGGCATCAGAAAACTCCGCGTCGCCGCCCTCCCCCGCGGCCTGTTCCTCACCTCCGGGTCCGGGGACTCGACGAAGTTCGAACGCATCGGCCCCGACCTGCGCTTCGACCAGACCGCGAAGCTGCTCGACATCGTCGACGCGCTGCGAGCCCGGCGACTCACGATCGAAACCGCCACACTAAAGATCGAAACCGAGGTCCACGCGGCACCGCCGCGCTGGCCCGGATGGCTCTCCCACCTCGGCGCCGTCCCAATCGGCATCGGACTGTGCCTGCTGCTCGAACCCGGCCTGGTCAACCTGGCCTTCGCGGCCTTCGGATCACTCATCGTCGCCGGCGTCCTCGCCATCAACGGCCGCTGGCCCAACCTCAATCCGCTGCTGCCGGTGAGCTCGGCGTTCATCGTCTCCGTCATCGTGCTCGTCGGCTACCGGCTCGACTGGCTCGACAGTCCCCTGCGCACGATCGTCGCGACACTGGCGCTGCTGCTTCCGGGCAGCGCCGTGGTCACCGGGCTGACGGAGATCTCCGCAGGAGCGCTCTCGGCAGGCAGCTCACGGCTCGTCTCCGCCTCGGTGCAGCTGGCGATGTTCATCGCCGGAGTCGCCGGTGCGGCCGCGATCACCGGCACCGGCGCCGAGGCGCTGCAGAACTCCCAGCTCGCCGACTCGGTCTGGCAACTTTCGGCCCTCGGAGTCCTCTGCGCCACGATCGGGCTGATGCTCTACCTCTACACCCCGCTCGAGCACACGGTGCCGATCCTCGTCACCATCGCGGCCGCCGCAACGGCGCAACTGGGAATCGGCGCCGAGTTCGGCGCCGCCGTGGGCGGTCTCGCCGGAGCACTGGCCGCCTCGCTCGTGGCCGTCATCCTCTCCCGCCTGCCGCGCGGACCGATCTGGCGCATCAGCTACGTCCCCGCCTTCCTCATCGTCGCCCCCGGTTCATTCGGCCTGCTCAACGCCTCTCAGCTCGAGTTCGGCGACGGCAGCGGAGTCGCTGGCAGCATGCTCGCCGCGGGCGCAACGTTCTTCTCGATCGCCATCGGCACGGTCATCGGCGCAGCCGTCGCCCACACCGTCGAACCCAAGGACGAGATCGTCGCCTGA
- a CDS encoding GMC family oxidoreductase → MNATTADSAVSPTDLPDEHFDYVVVGAGSAGCVITRRLIDAGKKVCLIEAGGDETNPNIDHLNTLGLIWHSKQDWDYYTTPQPGAMNRKIHLPRGKVLGGSNALNAVIWVRGDAWDYEQWVESGCPGWSWDEVLPVFKAIENYDGESTETRGSGGPMDVRIDYPRNPIQEDMVAAGQQTGLDYNSDYNSGNVEGISRIQLNVRDGKRLNTWRAYLKPRLGDGNLTILTSTHARRLLIEDKTVTGLEVDFRGRVGTVTADEVILTTGALASPELLLRSGIGPAEELREVEVDPIHDLPGVGKNLQDHWLSPVIFTTGSKPVPMGEVAPAEVHLFWKSNPDLPVPDTQPLFFSVPMYAQDSAPNVQTGPDNGFTLQGGIVRPESRGEVTLSGPNPQDPTLVNPNVLSEQADVDALVASVKQCREIGRADALASWQPTEIFPGAEVADEDLEDYVRGSVVTYHHQVGTCRMGQDDTAVVDPQSFKVHGLEGLRIADASIMPQVPTGNTNAPTIMIAERAAAALVGSMVEGITPPGQ, encoded by the coding sequence ATGAACGCCACCACCGCAGACAGCGCAGTCAGCCCGACCGACCTTCCCGATGAACACTTCGACTATGTCGTCGTCGGAGCCGGATCTGCCGGGTGTGTGATCACCCGCAGGCTCATCGACGCAGGTAAGAAGGTGTGCCTTATCGAGGCCGGCGGGGACGAGACGAACCCGAACATCGATCATCTCAACACCCTTGGCCTGATCTGGCATTCGAAGCAGGACTGGGATTACTACACGACTCCACAGCCGGGCGCGATGAACCGCAAGATCCACCTGCCCCGTGGCAAGGTCCTCGGCGGCTCGAACGCACTCAACGCCGTGATCTGGGTTCGCGGCGATGCCTGGGACTACGAGCAGTGGGTCGAATCCGGCTGCCCCGGCTGGTCCTGGGACGAGGTGCTGCCCGTGTTCAAGGCCATCGAGAACTATGACGGCGAGAGCACCGAGACCCGCGGAAGCGGCGGCCCCATGGACGTGCGTATCGACTATCCACGCAACCCCATCCAGGAGGACATGGTCGCCGCCGGGCAGCAGACCGGCTTGGACTACAACTCGGACTACAACTCCGGCAACGTCGAAGGCATCTCCCGGATCCAACTCAATGTCCGCGACGGCAAACGATTGAACACCTGGCGCGCCTACCTCAAGCCCCGCCTCGGCGATGGGAATCTCACGATCCTCACCTCGACGCATGCTCGTCGCCTCCTCATCGAGGACAAGACCGTCACCGGTCTTGAAGTGGACTTCCGCGGTCGCGTGGGTACGGTCACCGCCGACGAGGTCATCCTCACCACGGGTGCGCTGGCCTCACCGGAGCTGCTCCTGCGTTCGGGCATCGGACCCGCAGAGGAGCTGCGCGAGGTCGAAGTCGATCCCATCCACGACCTGCCCGGGGTGGGCAAGAACCTCCAAGATCATTGGCTCTCCCCCGTCATCTTCACCACCGGATCCAAGCCTGTGCCGATGGGTGAGGTGGCGCCTGCCGAGGTGCATCTGTTTTGGAAATCGAACCCCGACCTTCCCGTGCCCGACACCCAACCCCTGTTCTTCTCCGTGCCGATGTACGCCCAGGACTCCGCACCGAACGTGCAGACGGGGCCCGACAACGGCTTCACCCTCCAAGGCGGAATCGTGCGTCCCGAGTCCCGTGGCGAGGTCACTCTCAGCGGACCGAATCCGCAGGATCCGACGCTGGTCAACCCGAACGTCCTGTCCGAACAGGCCGATGTCGACGCTCTCGTGGCCTCGGTGAAGCAGTGCCGGGAGATCGGTCGCGCCGATGCTCTGGCATCGTGGCAGCCCACGGAGATCTTCCCCGGCGCCGAGGTGGCCGACGAGGATCTCGAGGACTATGTCCGGGGATCTGTCGTGACCTATCACCACCAGGTCGGCACCTGCCGGATGGGACAGGATGACACCGCAGTCGTCGACCCGCAGTCGTTCAAGGTCCACGGATTGGAGGGCCTGCGCATCGCTGACGCCTCGATCATGCCGCAGGTGCCCACGGGCAACACGAATGCGCCGACGATCATGATCGCCGAACGCGCGGCAGCAGCGCTCGTCGGGTCCATGGTCGAGGGGATCACCCCTCCGGGACAGTGA
- a CDS encoding LysR substrate-binding domain-containing protein, whose product MNIELRHLRYFLAVAEEKHFGRAAARLHMAQPPLSSQIKQLESALGTKLFERTTRKVELTDAGRLLMERARQILADLEAAEFDVAEVGRGAAGVLRVGFSGTATYRLMPEILRLAQSELPNVRLQISGEMLTPQMETALLENRLDVAILRPPVQSTEVAIDEIEQTPLAVVLPLNHRLALSTNPDESLPITSLAGVDLVSYPRTSSVASAVWELCRQAGFRPRIVQEATETSTLIAMAGAGLGVALAPASAALPLHDTIAVRALTEQVTIGLGVAWRTSTLGTTATPPLLLTSFAQLARQAAENLHRSTLRP is encoded by the coding sequence ATGAACATCGAGCTGAGGCACCTGCGCTACTTCCTCGCCGTCGCTGAGGAGAAGCACTTCGGCCGGGCCGCCGCGCGGCTGCATATGGCCCAGCCCCCATTGTCCAGCCAAATCAAACAACTCGAGTCCGCTCTGGGCACCAAACTGTTCGAACGCACGACCCGCAAGGTCGAGCTCACTGACGCCGGCAGGCTGCTGATGGAGCGTGCCCGCCAAATCCTTGCCGACCTCGAGGCCGCCGAGTTCGACGTAGCAGAAGTGGGTCGAGGCGCTGCGGGAGTGCTCCGCGTCGGCTTCTCAGGCACCGCCACTTATCGACTCATGCCGGAGATTCTCCGCCTCGCACAGTCCGAACTGCCCAATGTGCGGCTGCAGATCTCCGGCGAAATGCTGACCCCGCAGATGGAGACCGCGTTGCTGGAGAACCGGCTCGACGTCGCGATCCTCAGACCACCTGTGCAGTCGACAGAAGTTGCAATCGACGAGATCGAACAGACTCCACTCGCCGTTGTCCTTCCGCTCAACCATCGCCTGGCATTGAGCACGAACCCAGACGAGTCGCTGCCAATAACCTCACTGGCGGGTGTTGATTTAGTCAGTTATCCCCGCACTTCCTCGGTCGCTTCAGCGGTCTGGGAACTGTGTCGACAGGCTGGATTCCGACCGCGTATTGTCCAGGAGGCTACTGAAACGTCGACACTGATCGCCATGGCTGGCGCTGGCCTCGGAGTGGCACTGGCCCCAGCTTCGGCAGCGTTGCCTCTGCATGACACCATTGCAGTTCGCGCTCTGACTGAACAGGTCACAATCGGGCTTGGCGTCGCGTGGCGAACTTCCACGCTGGGAACCACCGCGACGCCGCCTCTTCTGTTGACTTCTTTCGCGCAATTGGCCCGGCAGGCGGCAGAGAACCTGCATAGAAGCACCCTTCGGCCTTGA